From a single Patagioenas fasciata isolate bPatFas1 chromosome 19, bPatFas1.hap1, whole genome shotgun sequence genomic region:
- the METTL27 gene encoding methyltransferase-like protein 27 yields the protein MGPSAGARRRVDAVHGASPLPERLRFYDGWATQYEQDVATLEYRAPALAAASLASAFPAPPAEARLLDVACGTGLVARELHRRGFRCLHGVDGSAGMLERARSTGLYRELRRCVLGPEPLPAPAEHYDAVTVVGALGEGQVPSSAVTELLRVTKPGGFVCMTTRSDPSNLRYKAELEAALERLEAQGAWRKVLAQEVEHWERATTEQDSTQGTGYISGVIYIYQKCPMSSLEEG from the exons ATGGGGCCGTCGGCGGGCGCGCGGCGGCGTGTGGACGCGGTGCACGGGGCTTCGCCGCTGCCCGAGCGCCTGCGGTTCTACGACGGCTGGGCCACCCAGTACGAGCAG GATGTGGCAACGCTCGAGTACCGGGCACCGGCCCTGGCCGCCGCTTCGCTCGCCTCCGCCTTCCCCGCGCCTCCCGCCGAGGCGCGGCTGCTCGACGTGGCCTGTGGCACCGGGCTCGTAGCGCGGGAG ctccaccgGCGCGGGTTCCGCTGCCTGCATGGCGTGGACGGCAGCGCGGGGATGCTGGAGCGGGCGCGGAGCACCGGGCTGTACCGGGAGCTGCGGCGGTGTGTGCTGGGCCCGGAGCCGCTGCCCGCGCCCGCAG AGCACTACGATGCCGTGACCGTGGTGGGGGCGCTGGGCGAGGGGCAGGTGCCCAGCTCGGCGGTGACAGAGCTGCTCCGGGTCACTAAGCCGG GAGGTTTCGTCTGCATGACGACCAGGAGCGACCCCTCAAACCTACGGTACAAGGCGGAGCTGGAGGCAGCACTGGAGCGGTTGGAGGCGCAGGGAGCCTGGCGGAAGGTCCTGGCCCAGGAGGTGGAGCACTGGGAGAGGGCGACCACCGAGCAGGACAGCACCCAGGGCACCGGCTACATCTCCGGGGTGATCTACATCTACCAGAAGTGCCCCATGTCCTCCCTTGAGGAGGGCTGA